From the Natronococcus sp. AD-5 genome, one window contains:
- a CDS encoding arylsulfotransferase family protein, whose translation MTDRPASPLTRAGSFFTRARSFLSRNRLRVTFIAILLLSAALVASAASNDELSTASEAEVPNAPETDGHTVVTESGRAGTITAYTPDGEVMYYNNTRTKYFDADPLEDDPMTVEYAATDTIHTEGPTCSDPPCAKNVIERVDLETGEVEVVYKRYDYKETAGEWHDSTRINETHVAIADIVDDQVFVVNTETEVIEWLWDAQSDFPVEEGGHYPEDWAHINDVEYIDEGQHEGRIMASLRNQDQVVFLDPDEGLVEDWTLGSEDDYEIQYEQHNPDYIPESQGGPAIVVADSENGRVQEFQREDGEWNRTWQWEDDRIQWPRDADRLPNGNTLIADSHGNRVIEVDESGEIVWEVESTLPYEAERLETGAESEDGQSAAELGLESRTNDGGSGGSTGGSGNSGLVFNPFEFLGDLLAEHLPHRVYNAMLFVSPIWMGSTEFAAIGTALLTGMTWAGLELRWLLHDAGVRFRLPVYRRNE comes from the coding sequence GTGACCGATCGTCCCGCTTCACCACTCACGCGCGCAGGGTCCTTTTTCACACGCGCCCGGTCGTTTCTCTCGCGGAATAGACTCCGGGTCACGTTCATAGCGATACTCCTGCTCTCCGCCGCGCTCGTCGCCAGCGCGGCGTCGAACGACGAGCTCTCGACCGCATCCGAAGCCGAGGTACCGAACGCGCCGGAGACCGACGGGCACACGGTCGTCACCGAGTCCGGACGCGCGGGAACGATCACCGCCTACACGCCCGACGGTGAGGTGATGTACTACAACAACACGCGGACGAAGTACTTCGACGCCGATCCCCTCGAGGACGATCCGATGACCGTCGAGTACGCGGCGACGGACACGATCCACACGGAGGGCCCGACCTGCAGCGATCCGCCGTGTGCGAAAAACGTCATCGAGCGGGTCGATCTCGAAACCGGCGAAGTCGAGGTCGTTTACAAGCGCTACGATTACAAAGAGACCGCCGGCGAGTGGCACGATTCGACGCGGATCAACGAAACGCACGTCGCTATCGCCGACATCGTCGACGATCAAGTGTTCGTCGTGAACACCGAGACGGAGGTCATCGAGTGGCTCTGGGACGCCCAGAGCGACTTCCCGGTCGAGGAGGGCGGACATTATCCGGAAGACTGGGCCCACATCAACGACGTCGAGTACATCGATGAGGGCCAACACGAGGGGCGGATCATGGCCAGCCTCCGGAACCAGGATCAAGTCGTCTTCCTCGATCCCGACGAGGGATTAGTCGAGGACTGGACGCTCGGGAGCGAGGACGACTACGAGATCCAGTACGAGCAGCACAACCCCGACTACATCCCCGAGTCGCAGGGCGGTCCGGCGATCGTCGTCGCCGATTCGGAGAACGGGCGGGTCCAGGAGTTCCAGCGCGAGGACGGTGAGTGGAACCGGACCTGGCAGTGGGAGGACGATCGGATCCAGTGGCCTCGAGATGCTGACCGACTCCCCAACGGAAACACGCTCATCGCCGACAGCCACGGCAACCGCGTGATAGAGGTCGACGAGTCGGGCGAGATCGTGTGGGAGGTCGAGTCGACGCTGCCCTACGAAGCGGAACGCCTGGAGACCGGAGCGGAGAGCGAAGACGGCCAAAGCGCGGCCGAACTCGGGCTCGAGTCGCGCACGAACGACGGCGGCAGCGGCGGCAGTACCGGTGGGAGCGGTAACAGCGGGCTCGTATTCAACCCGTTCGAGTTCCTCGGCGACCTCCTCGCGGAGCACCTTCCCCACCGGGTGTACAACGCGATGCTCTTCGTGTCGCCGATCTGGATGGGATCGACCGAGTTCGCCGCCATCGGCACCGCACTCCTGACCGGAATGACGTGGGCCGGCCTCGAGCTCAGGTGGCTGCTTCACGACGCCGGCGTTCGATTCCGGCTGCCCGTCTACCGGAGGAACGAGTGA
- a CDS encoding sulfatase: protein MERTRQSNVLFVVLDTVRKDRLGPYGYERGTTPELTAFAEEATVFESAVAPAPWTLPVHASLFTGLYPSQHGADQGSPYLDDATTLASVLSAADYDTACYSSNAWITPYTGLTDGFDAQDSFFEVLPGDVLSGPLAGAWQAINDNDYLRNAASKLVRIGAMAHAKLASDESADSKTPSVVDRTKSFIDDSESERGWFAFVNLMDAHLPYYPPEEYREAFAPGVDPDDVCQNSKEYNSGARAIDDEEWDAIRGLYDAEIAHMDAELGRLFDWLRETDRWEETTVVVCADHGELHGEHDLYGHEFALYDELINVPLLIKHPDLEADRRDDLVELLDCYHTILETLDVDPDAVAGTDGEGSAVARDSTRSLLSDEYRAFDEAAETDPGHRAVLEAEDEDDYAFVEYAQPVIELHHLEQKASEAGIDLPEGHRAYSRLRAARSTDAKYVRADRIPDEGYRLDEDPDEESPIDAADDEAVAATERALARFEDAVGGAWDDPAETAGDGADALAEADEETRDRLRELGYLE from the coding sequence ATGGAAAGGACTCGTCAGTCGAACGTCCTCTTCGTCGTTCTAGATACGGTCCGAAAGGACCGGCTCGGTCCGTACGGGTACGAGCGAGGGACGACGCCCGAACTCACGGCGTTCGCCGAGGAGGCGACCGTTTTCGAGTCGGCGGTCGCGCCGGCCCCGTGGACGCTGCCGGTCCACGCCTCGCTGTTTACCGGTCTGTACCCGAGCCAGCACGGGGCCGACCAGGGGAGTCCGTACCTCGACGACGCCACGACCCTCGCGTCGGTCCTGTCGGCGGCCGACTACGACACCGCGTGTTACTCCTCGAACGCCTGGATCACGCCCTACACCGGCCTCACCGACGGCTTCGACGCCCAGGACTCCTTCTTCGAGGTCCTCCCCGGCGACGTCCTCTCGGGGCCGCTAGCCGGCGCGTGGCAGGCCATCAACGACAACGACTACCTCCGCAACGCGGCCTCGAAGCTCGTCAGGATCGGCGCGATGGCCCACGCCAAACTCGCCAGCGACGAGAGCGCCGATTCGAAGACGCCGTCGGTCGTCGACCGGACGAAGTCGTTCATCGACGACAGCGAGAGCGAGCGGGGCTGGTTCGCCTTCGTGAACCTGATGGACGCGCATCTTCCCTACTACCCCCCCGAGGAGTACCGCGAAGCGTTCGCCCCAGGCGTCGACCCCGACGACGTGTGTCAAAATTCCAAGGAGTACAACTCGGGCGCCCGGGCGATCGACGACGAGGAGTGGGACGCGATTCGCGGCCTCTACGACGCCGAAATCGCCCACATGGACGCCGAGCTCGGCCGCCTGTTCGACTGGCTTCGCGAGACCGACCGGTGGGAGGAGACGACCGTCGTCGTCTGCGCCGACCACGGCGAACTCCACGGCGAACACGACCTCTACGGCCACGAGTTCGCCCTCTACGACGAACTGATCAACGTCCCGCTGCTGATAAAACACCCCGACCTCGAGGCCGACCGGCGCGACGATCTGGTCGAGTTACTCGACTGCTATCACACGATCCTGGAGACGCTGGACGTCGATCCCGACGCGGTAGCCGGGACGGACGGGGAGGGAAGCGCCGTCGCTCGCGACTCCACGCGGTCGCTGCTCTCCGACGAGTATCGCGCCTTCGACGAGGCGGCGGAGACGGACCCCGGCCATCGCGCGGTGCTCGAGGCCGAGGACGAAGACGACTACGCGTTCGTCGAGTACGCCCAGCCGGTCATCGAACTCCACCACCTCGAGCAGAAAGCGAGCGAGGCCGGTATCGACCTCCCCGAGGGCCACCGGGCCTACTCGCGGCTGCGCGCCGCCCGCAGTACAGACGCGAAGTACGTCCGCGCCGACCGCATTCCCGACGAGGGCTACCGCCTCGACGAGGATCCCGACGAGGAATCGCCGATCGACGCGGCGGACGACGAGGCCGTTGCCGCGACCGAACGGGCGCTCGCCCGGTTCGAGGACGCCGTCGGCGGCGCGTGGGACGACCCGGCCGAGACGGCCGGCGACGGGGCCGATGCTCTGGCGGAGGCCGACGAGGAAACCCGCGACCGGCTGCGCGAACTCGGCTACCTCGAGTGA
- a CDS encoding DolP-mannose mannosyltransferase: MSTRSLPTIRSAWIAILAPIVAIAFAFGSVEYLRAGWPAISTDPAFFQHTGWYVLQGGVPYVDVWDVNPPVPFAITAVLAALSGGNMLVLHGLAVALTTLVAAASVLLVGWVAYLVTGEDAAAVAAGLTMLVVSQLFLLPQQGVRAQFYALFFGAFALALALRDRPFLAGALAALSAGSWQSGAVFALLVVGMAYQRTGKRGALSAVAGGGVVTGVVVLAFAAAGALVPMVVQTVLAPLIAGSPHSLTEHVYSILLVFGYGSLLLPVAFYGWAHAAVRNPRERWWVLAGGLLFGFQVLYIDMDGSTDALQWLAFVALGVAIAVERAAARWSATDRSDEPSRTDHRSDGAARTDRRRWVIAAVVVVIGLFVLSGVAWTYGSPPPQSTLQTMEEEAKPDEPLPITPADADVPSMQTIYWEKRQPETCHYRVSWNEVRWVAMTDDRLDRQRCDTWPERIDRG; encoded by the coding sequence ATGTCAACGCGTTCACTTCCCACGATTCGATCCGCTTGGATCGCGATCCTCGCTCCGATCGTCGCCATCGCGTTCGCCTTCGGATCAGTCGAGTATCTTCGGGCCGGGTGGCCGGCGATCTCGACCGATCCGGCGTTCTTCCAGCACACGGGCTGGTACGTTCTCCAGGGCGGCGTACCGTACGTCGACGTCTGGGACGTGAACCCGCCCGTACCGTTCGCAATCACGGCCGTTCTCGCCGCCCTCTCCGGCGGGAACATGCTCGTCCTACACGGTCTCGCCGTGGCGCTCACGACGCTCGTCGCCGCCGCGAGCGTCTTGCTCGTCGGGTGGGTGGCGTACCTCGTGACCGGAGAGGACGCGGCGGCGGTCGCCGCGGGGCTGACGATGCTCGTCGTCTCTCAGCTCTTCCTCCTTCCCCAACAGGGGGTCAGAGCGCAGTTCTACGCGCTGTTTTTCGGCGCCTTCGCGCTCGCGCTCGCTCTCCGCGACCGGCCGTTTCTCGCCGGAGCCCTCGCGGCGCTAAGCGCCGGCTCGTGGCAATCGGGGGCCGTCTTCGCGCTGTTGGTCGTCGGGATGGCGTACCAGCGAACCGGGAAGCGGGGTGCGCTCTCGGCGGTCGCAGGCGGCGGCGTCGTGACCGGCGTCGTGGTCCTCGCGTTCGCGGCCGCGGGTGCGCTGGTGCCGATGGTCGTACAGACGGTGCTCGCGCCGCTGATCGCCGGATCACCGCACTCCCTGACCGAGCACGTCTACTCGATACTGCTCGTGTTCGGCTACGGATCGCTGCTCCTCCCGGTGGCGTTTTACGGCTGGGCGCACGCGGCCGTCCGCAACCCGCGGGAGCGGTGGTGGGTGCTGGCGGGGGGCTTGCTGTTCGGCTTTCAAGTACTGTACATCGACATGGACGGCTCGACGGACGCGCTCCAGTGGCTCGCGTTCGTCGCGCTCGGCGTGGCCATCGCCGTCGAGCGCGCGGCCGCGCGGTGGTCGGCGACGGACCGCAGTGACGAGCCATCGCGGACGGACCACCGCAGTGACGGTGCGGCCCGGACGGACCGCCGTCGGTGGGTAATCGCCGCCGTCGTCGTCGTCATCGGACTGTTCGTCCTTTCGGGGGTGGCCTGGACCTACGGTTCGCCGCCCCCGCAGTCGACGCTCCAGACGATGGAAGAGGAGGCCAAGCCGGATGAGCCGCTGCCGATCACGCCGGCCGATGCGGACGTCCCGTCGATGCAGACCATCTACTGGGAGAAACGGCAACCGGAGACCTGCCACTACCGGGTGAGTTGGAACGAAGTGCGGTGGGTCGCGATGACCGACGATCGGCTGGACAGACAGCGGTGCGACACGTGGCCGGAGCGAATCGACCGCGGGTAG
- a CDS encoding metal-dependent hydrolase produces the protein MYRGGHAGFNALLYAPFVPLVTHYWSLELAVLGAALAVGLANLPDIDEPVPRIHHRGPTHTVWFAAFVGLLAGLCTALVARSAPFAFHFGFAVGTGSIIAHLAGDVVTPMGISPFAPLSRVHVTLNWFKSKNSRINRVFLLLGSTALVASLVLTIGLSAALVRFG, from the coding sequence ATGTATCGCGGAGGTCACGCCGGATTCAACGCCTTGCTGTACGCCCCGTTCGTACCGCTAGTGACTCACTACTGGTCGCTCGAACTGGCGGTGCTGGGAGCGGCGCTTGCCGTCGGACTGGCGAACCTCCCCGACATCGACGAGCCGGTACCGCGGATCCACCACCGCGGACCGACGCACACGGTTTGGTTCGCCGCGTTCGTCGGATTGCTCGCCGGCCTCTGTACGGCGCTCGTCGCCCGCTCGGCCCCGTTCGCGTTTCACTTCGGCTTCGCCGTCGGGACCGGCAGCATTATCGCCCACCTCGCGGGAGACGTCGTGACGCCGATGGGGATCAGCCCCTTCGCTCCCCTCTCGAGAGTCCACGTCACGCTCAACTGGTTCAAGTCCAAGAACAGCCGGATTAACCGGGTCTTCCTGCTACTCGGTTCGACCGCGTTGGTCGCGTCGCTGGTTCTGACGATCGGACTGTCCGCGGCGCTCGTTCGGTTCGGGTAG
- a CDS encoding IS5 family transposase, producing the protein MQALPKSQLLRFVEQAFHLARRTVARYSSKFSKRRYTLHQHIVLLCLKVRKNTTYRTLLDELIEMPRIRSAIELEELPSPSTLCKAFNRLNMAVWRVLLNLSVTLLPTNGVVGIDASGFDRSHASKHYTKRAKLTIQQLKVTLLVDTRSNAILDLHVTTTRKHDSQIAPSLIKRNTGKVAVLLGDKGYDDQKVRALAREIGVRPLIKHREFSSLHKAWNARLDADLYGQRSQNETVNSRLKRKYGAFVRSRHWWKQFRELVVGCLTHNIDKAL; encoded by the coding sequence ATGCAAGCCCTCCCAAAATCGCAGTTGCTCCGGTTCGTTGAGCAGGCATTTCACTTGGCCCGGCGTACCGTCGCCCGCTACTCTTCAAAATTCTCGAAACGACGGTACACACTCCACCAGCACATCGTCCTCCTCTGTCTCAAAGTACGGAAGAATACAACGTACCGGACGCTTCTGGACGAACTCATCGAAATGCCTCGGATTCGGAGCGCTATCGAGCTTGAGGAACTCCCCTCTCCCTCGACGCTGTGTAAAGCGTTCAACCGGCTCAACATGGCTGTCTGGCGTGTCCTTCTCAACCTCTCGGTCACGCTTCTCCCGACCAACGGTGTCGTCGGAATCGACGCCTCCGGTTTTGACCGGAGTCACGCCTCGAAACACTACACGAAGCGAGCGAAGTTGACGATTCAGCAGTTGAAAGTCACGCTTCTCGTAGACACAAGGTCGAACGCGATTCTCGACTTACACGTAACGACGACACGAAAACACGACTCACAGATTGCGCCGTCGCTCATCAAGCGGAATACCGGGAAAGTAGCAGTTCTCCTCGGCGACAAGGGATACGACGACCAGAAGGTTCGCGCGTTAGCCCGTGAAATTGGTGTTCGTCCGCTCATCAAACACCGCGAGTTCTCGTCACTCCACAAAGCGTGGAATGCTCGACTGGACGCCGATCTCTACGGTCAGCGCAGTCAAAACGAGACGGTAAACTCTCGCCTCAAACGCAAATACGGTGCATTCGTCCGCTCACGGCACTGGTGGAAGCAGTTCCGTGAACTTGTTGTCGGCTGTCTCACTCACAACATCGACAAGGCACTCTGA
- a CDS encoding DedA family protein: MGPLQLEGVPSWVEALFASELAFAILFGLCVLEGAMLLRFMPSELVVPSALALIGASIPETVGIVTVAVVGTTVGQFLLFCLVRRAGREYVIQKRWFPITESRLDRFDGWFDRWGSVAVAGSNTMLFVRGLLTVPAGLSEMDGRSFVVLSALGSLSFQSILACLYLLGGHLVVIGG, translated from the coding sequence ATGGGCCCACTGCAACTCGAGGGGGTTCCGTCCTGGGTCGAGGCGCTGTTCGCATCGGAGCTCGCGTTCGCGATACTGTTCGGTCTCTGCGTCCTCGAGGGCGCGATGCTGTTGCGGTTCATGCCGAGCGAACTCGTCGTTCCGAGCGCGCTGGCGCTGATCGGCGCGTCGATCCCCGAAACCGTTGGTATCGTCACCGTCGCGGTCGTCGGAACGACGGTCGGGCAGTTCCTACTGTTCTGTCTCGTCCGCCGCGCCGGGCGCGAGTACGTCATCCAGAAACGGTGGTTCCCGATCACGGAATCGCGACTCGACCGATTCGACGGCTGGTTCGATCGCTGGGGCAGCGTCGCGGTCGCGGGGAGCAATACGATGTTATTCGTTCGGGGACTGCTCACCGTCCCCGCCGGCCTGTCGGAGATGGACGGCCGGTCGTTCGTCGTCCTGTCAGCGCTCGGTTCGCTGTCCTTCCAGTCGATCCTCGCCTGTCTGTACCTCCTCGGCGGCCACCTCGTCGTCATAGGCGGGTAG
- a CDS encoding glycosyltransferase, with protein MKIGFFTDSYFPEIDGVTYTIKLWREELERKGHEVYVVYPDGDYEPGERELPVKSLPNPFYAGYRIPLFRRPSTLPELDVVHCHGPAPVGILGRYYARKHDVPTVYTHHTPLEEYFHQSVKLESIADAMGKLYVPLENALLESFDIVTASTGRIERDVTHVPLPVGIDMEFFQPAETDWYPDRTVIGYSGRLSMEKNVSDILRVAAELPEYEFVVVGEGPYRDSLERNAPDNVELRTFLPRAELPIFYSSIDAFVTASTADTLGLSTLEANACGTPVAAADVAPFDQTIGSDNGERFEYGDLEAMADAIETCLRTDRDTRAAVDRYDVDHTLEHLEDLYRNVQTSGETPVTADWGVSEESQESLD; from the coding sequence ATGAAAATCGGCTTCTTTACGGACAGCTACTTCCCCGAGATCGACGGCGTGACGTACACGATCAAACTCTGGCGAGAGGAGTTAGAACGGAAGGGCCACGAGGTGTACGTCGTCTACCCGGACGGCGACTACGAACCCGGCGAGCGCGAACTTCCGGTCAAATCGCTTCCGAACCCCTTCTACGCCGGCTACCGGATTCCGCTGTTCAGGCGGCCCTCGACGCTCCCGGAACTCGACGTCGTCCACTGTCACGGTCCCGCACCGGTCGGCATCCTCGGACGCTATTACGCCCGGAAACACGACGTACCGACGGTCTACACCCACCACACGCCCCTCGAGGAGTACTTCCACCAGAGCGTCAAACTCGAGTCGATCGCCGACGCCATGGGGAAGCTGTACGTTCCCCTGGAGAACGCGCTCCTCGAAAGCTTCGATATCGTGACCGCCTCGACCGGGCGAATCGAACGCGACGTCACGCACGTTCCGCTCCCGGTCGGCATCGATATGGAGTTCTTCCAGCCCGCCGAAACGGACTGGTACCCGGACCGGACGGTGATCGGCTACAGCGGCCGACTCAGCATGGAGAAAAACGTCAGCGACATCCTTCGGGTCGCGGCTGAGTTACCGGAGTACGAGTTCGTCGTCGTCGGCGAGGGGCCCTACCGCGATTCCCTCGAGCGGAACGCGCCGGACAACGTCGAGCTTCGGACGTTCCTCCCTCGAGCGGAGTTGCCGATATTTTACTCCTCGATCGACGCGTTCGTAACGGCCTCGACGGCCGATACGCTCGGCCTGTCCACGCTCGAGGCCAACGCCTGCGGCACGCCCGTCGCCGCGGCCGACGTCGCACCGTTCGACCAGACGATCGGTTCCGACAACGGCGAACGGTTCGAGTACGGGGACCTCGAGGCGATGGCCGACGCCATCGAAACGTGCCTCCGAACGGATCGAGACACCAGGGCGGCCGTCGACCGGTACGACGTCGATCACACGCTGGAACACCTCGAGGACCTGTATCGCAACGTGCAGACGTCGGGTGAGACGCCGGTGACGGCCGACTGGGGAGTCTCCGAAGAGTCACAGGAATCGCTCGATTGA
- a CDS encoding glycosyltransferase family 4 protein, producing MKISHYFEFEAHVTGGIRESVAHQRKILDRLDLEYTTEPTPDADVFHCNLLGPRSAWYAKRARSRGVPVVAHTHVTAEDFGDSFRFTNALAKPLKPYLEWAYGLADALVCPSSYNRRLIETYADAPTTVISNGVDREKLAGFESLESEYRERYDLESPVVFLVGHVIKRKGLETFVELARRLPEFDFAWFGPLDLPLKGRETTALIEGSPENCTFTGYVDDIRGAYAAGDIFCFPTHEENEGIALLEAMTAGKPILVRDIEPFSWLEDGEDCLKAPARAGVDAFEDALERLANPELRRRLGTNAADRSERFSLEAVANRYRTLYEEVI from the coding sequence ATGAAGATCAGCCACTACTTCGAATTCGAGGCTCACGTCACCGGCGGCATCCGGGAGTCGGTCGCCCACCAGCGGAAGATTCTGGACCGGCTGGATCTCGAGTACACGACCGAGCCGACTCCCGATGCCGACGTCTTCCACTGCAACCTGCTGGGTCCCCGGTCGGCGTGGTACGCGAAGCGGGCCCGGTCGCGGGGCGTCCCGGTCGTCGCCCACACGCACGTCACGGCCGAGGACTTCGGAGACAGCTTCCGCTTTACGAACGCCCTCGCCAAGCCGCTGAAACCGTACCTCGAGTGGGCGTACGGGCTGGCCGACGCGCTGGTCTGTCCCTCGTCGTACAACCGACGGCTGATCGAGACGTACGCGGACGCGCCGACGACCGTCATCTCGAACGGCGTCGACCGCGAGAAGCTCGCGGGCTTCGAGTCCCTCGAGTCGGAGTATCGCGAGCGATACGACCTCGAGTCGCCCGTGGTCTTTCTGGTCGGCCACGTCATCAAGCGCAAGGGCCTCGAGACGTTCGTCGAACTGGCTCGCCGGCTGCCCGAGTTCGACTTCGCGTGGTTCGGTCCCCTCGATCTCCCGCTGAAGGGACGGGAGACGACGGCGCTGATCGAGGGTTCACCCGAGAACTGCACGTTCACCGGGTACGTCGACGACATCCGCGGTGCGTATGCAGCGGGCGATATCTTCTGTTTCCCGACCCACGAGGAGAACGAGGGGATCGCACTGCTCGAAGCGATGACCGCGGGCAAACCGATTCTTGTCCGCGACATCGAACCGTTCTCGTGGCTCGAGGACGGCGAGGACTGCCTGAAGGCCCCGGCGAGAGCGGGGGTCGACGCGTTCGAGGATGCCCTGGAGCGGCTCGCGAATCCCGAACTCCGGCGTCGACTGGGAACGAACGCGGCCGACCGAAGCGAACGGTTCTCGCTCGAGGCGGTCGCGAACCGGTACCGGACCCTGTACGAGGAGGTGATCTGA
- a CDS encoding pyridoxal-phosphate dependent enzyme, translated as MDTPELVCSSCGRTYTDQWRCECGGVLDFTHQPLPASDRPDPDQFDTRDGLWSFDMFIPVEKGVSLGEGMTPLVSSSTWDAQFKLEYVSPTGSFKDRGATTTISHAIACGADRVVEDSSGNGGAAIATYAARAGLDAEIYVPASVRKGKLRGIERVGATPIRIEGGRQAATDACIEAVESGDAWYASHSWSPAFSAGTATFAYEVTLQRDWNVPDAIVMPLGHGTLFLGAYRGFKALSEAGWIDTVPRLLGAQAAGYAPIASELNAVPESENDVADGVHIREPTRKQQLLNAIAETDGDAIAITEDDVQTELDRLHSHGFYVEPTSAIAPAALAAYRERGTLGPDADVVMPLTGHGLKM; from the coding sequence ATGGATACTCCCGAACTTGTTTGTTCTTCGTGTGGGCGGACGTACACCGATCAGTGGCGGTGTGAGTGTGGCGGCGTCCTTGACTTCACTCACCAACCGCTTCCGGCATCCGACCGGCCAGACCCCGATCAGTTCGATACCCGAGACGGACTCTGGTCGTTCGACATGTTCATTCCGGTTGAGAAAGGCGTCTCTCTCGGCGAAGGAATGACGCCGCTGGTTTCATCATCGACATGGGATGCTCAGTTTAAACTCGAATACGTCTCGCCAACGGGCAGTTTCAAAGATCGGGGTGCGACCACGACAATCAGCCACGCAATTGCGTGTGGCGCAGATCGAGTCGTCGAAGATTCATCAGGGAACGGAGGGGCTGCCATCGCAACCTATGCGGCTCGCGCTGGACTCGACGCAGAGATTTACGTTCCGGCCTCTGTAAGAAAGGGGAAGCTACGAGGAATCGAACGGGTCGGTGCCACACCTATTCGAATCGAAGGTGGACGCCAAGCCGCGACCGATGCATGCATCGAAGCTGTCGAATCGGGCGATGCATGGTACGCAAGTCACTCGTGGAGTCCAGCGTTCTCTGCTGGGACGGCGACGTTCGCGTATGAAGTCACACTCCAACGTGACTGGAACGTCCCTGACGCGATCGTGATGCCACTCGGCCATGGAACGCTGTTCCTGGGCGCGTACCGTGGATTCAAGGCGTTGTCCGAAGCAGGGTGGATTGATACGGTGCCACGTCTGCTCGGCGCGCAAGCCGCAGGATATGCCCCGATTGCGAGCGAACTCAACGCAGTCCCCGAGAGCGAGAACGATGTCGCAGATGGCGTCCATATACGGGAGCCAACACGAAAACAACAACTCCTGAATGCGATTGCTGAGACCGACGGTGATGCGATTGCGATCACGGAAGATGATGTGCAAACGGAGTTAGACCGGCTCCACTCACACGGGTTCTACGTGGAACCGACCTCAGCGATCGCTCCTGCGGCACTTGCGGCGTATCGAGAACGCGGAACGCTTGGGCCAGATGCAGACGTGGTGATGCCACTCACAGGGCATGGATTAAAGATGTAA
- a CDS encoding lysylphosphatidylglycerol synthase transmembrane domain-containing protein: protein MNERNRRAFLVGVFGTVAIFAILFFLVGARRTVESLLAADLALVAATIGLALCWLAAWSLMLRTVLATLGVDVPIGKAFFVYAGAVFANNVTPFGQAGGEPVAALLISKVSDSEYETGLVGIASVDVLNVIPSISLVLVGVGYYATDAAIDDRLETAVASAVALIVAIVLAMLLVWRRRDGLIDRLPAIVAPRIGRLGVTRFDAETLEADLTDRLGRFFENIERVATDRSRLTAVIGLSLCGWLFQTAALTAAFAALGYSVPPYVLLFVIPLANLAGAAPLPGGLGGIEAAFVTLLVPTTGIEASAVTAAVLIFRGAIYWMPVLIGGASVSAFGVRALR from the coding sequence ATGAACGAGCGTAACCGGCGGGCGTTTCTCGTCGGCGTTTTCGGGACGGTGGCGATCTTTGCCATCCTATTCTTCCTCGTCGGGGCGCGTCGCACCGTCGAGTCGTTGCTCGCAGCGGATCTCGCCCTGGTCGCCGCGACGATCGGTCTCGCGCTCTGCTGGCTGGCCGCCTGGAGTTTGATGCTCCGGACCGTCCTCGCCACGCTCGGCGTCGACGTTCCGATCGGCAAGGCGTTTTTCGTCTACGCCGGCGCGGTTTTCGCCAACAACGTCACGCCGTTCGGCCAGGCCGGCGGCGAACCCGTCGCCGCGTTGCTCATCTCGAAAGTCTCCGACTCCGAGTACGAAACCGGCCTCGTCGGCATCGCGAGCGTCGACGTTCTCAACGTGATTCCGTCCATCTCGCTCGTCCTCGTCGGCGTCGGCTACTACGCGACCGACGCCGCCATCGATGATCGACTCGAGACGGCCGTCGCCTCGGCGGTCGCGCTGATCGTCGCGATCGTGCTCGCCATGCTACTCGTCTGGCGCCGCCGGGACGGGCTCATCGACCGGCTTCCCGCCATCGTCGCACCCCGAATCGGCCGGCTCGGCGTCACACGTTTCGACGCCGAGACGCTCGAGGCGGACCTCACGGATCGGCTCGGACGGTTCTTCGAGAACATCGAGCGCGTCGCAACGGACCGATCGCGGCTAACCGCTGTGATCGGACTGTCGTTGTGCGGCTGGCTCTTCCAGACGGCCGCGCTCACGGCGGCGTTCGCCGCTCTCGGGTACAGCGTCCCGCCGTACGTCCTGCTGTTCGTGATTCCCCTCGCCAATCTCGCCGGCGCGGCCCCGCTCCCGGGCGGGCTCGGCGGAATCGAGGCCGCGTTCGTTACGCTGCTCGTCCCGACGACCGGCATCGAGGCGTCGGCCGTCACCGCGGCCGTGCTCATCTTCCGCGGCGCGATCTACTGGATGCCGGTCTTGATCGGCGGTGCGTCGGTGTCGGCGTTCGGCGTCCGAGCGCTCCGCTGA